The following are from one region of the Mustela lutreola isolate mMusLut2 chromosome 7, mMusLut2.pri, whole genome shotgun sequence genome:
- the ABHD12B gene encoding protein ABHD12B — protein METDRQDCVASWWDMVVRNLRSFPHSCSTLGRKIASLYNSFTSKPLKEHIFPPLMNMLIFFNFFKAPFLVDLKKPELKIPHTVNLYIRVEPGVILGIWHTVPSCWGEDAKGKDRGWYEAALQDGNPIIVYLHGSAEHRAAPHRLELVKMLSDGGFHVLSVDYRGYGDSTGEPTEEGLTTDAVCVYEWTKARSGTTPVCLWGHSLGTGVATNAAKVLEEKGFPVDALILEAPFTNIWVASINYPLLKIYRKLPGFLRTLMDALRKDKIVFPNDENVKFLSSPLLIIHGEDDKTVPLEFGKKLYEIAHNAYRNKERVKMVVFPPGFQHNFLCRSPTLLNTVREFLSEQWA, from the exons ATCTTTTCCACATTCCTGTTCAACACTCGGAAGAAAAATTGCCTCTCTGTACAACAGCTTTACTAGTAAACCattaaaagaacacatttttccTCCTCTGATGAACatgctaatattttttaattttt TCAAAGCACCATTTCTTGTGGATTTAAAGAAACCGGAGTTAAAGATTCCTCACACGGTGAACTTGTATATCAGAGTTGAACCTGGGGTGATTCTGGGAATCTG GCACACAGTTCCCAGCTGCTGGGGGGAAGATGCTAAGGGGAAGGACCGCGGCTGGTATGAAGCAGCCCTTCAGGATGGCAATCCAATTATTGTTTATCTTCACGGCAGCGCAGAACACAG GGCAGCTCCTCACAGACTTGAGCTAGTAAAG ATGCTGAGCGATGGTGGCTTTCACGTCCTATCTGTGGACTACAGAG GGTACGGGGATTCCACGGGTGAGCCCACAGAGGAGGGGCTGACCACGGATGCTGTTTGTGTTTACGAGTGGACCAAGGCGAGAAGTGGTACCACACCTGTGTGTCTCTGGGGCCACTCTCTGGGTACAGG AGTTGCAACAAATGCTGCAAAAGTACTAGAAGAGAAAG gaTTCCCAGTTGATGCTCTTATACTGGAGGCTCCATTTACCAACATATGGGTTGCAAGTATTAATTATCCCTTGTTAAAG atttaccGGAAACTTCCAGGATTTTTACGCACGCTTATGGATGCCctgagaaaagacaaaatagtCTTCCCTAATGATGAAAA TGTTAAATTCCTGTCTTCTCCCCTTCTCATCATACATGGTGAGGATGACAAGACGGTGCCTTTGGAGTTTGGAAAGAAG CTCTATGAAATTGCACACAACGCTTACAGGAACAAAGAGAGGGTCAAGATGGTGGTCTTTCCCCCTGGTTTCCAACACAACTTCCTCTGTAGAAGCCCCACACTACTAAACACTGTGAG AGAGTTCCTGAGTGAGCAGTGGGCATGA